Proteins from one Streptomyces sp. NBC_00289 genomic window:
- a CDS encoding RNA polymerase-binding protein RbpA yields MASGNAIRGSRVGAGPMGEAERGESAPRLRISFWCSNGHETQPSFASDAQVPDTWDCPRCGFPAGQDRDNPPDPPRTEPYKTHLAYVRERRSDADGEAILAEALAKLRGEI; encoded by the coding sequence GTGGCAAGTGGCAACGCGATCCGAGGTAGCCGGGTCGGGGCGGGGCCGATGGGCGAGGCCGAGCGCGGCGAGTCCGCGCCGCGTCTGCGCATCTCCTTCTGGTGCTCCAACGGGCACGAGACGCAGCCCAGCTTCGCCAGCGACGCGCAGGTCCCCGACACCTGGGACTGCCCGCGCTGCGGCTTCCCCGCCGGACAGGACCGGGACAACCCGCCGGACCCGCCGCGTACCGAGCCGTACAAGACGCACCTCGCGTATGTGCGGGAGCGGCGCAGCGACGCGGACGGCGAGGCGATCCTCGCCGAGGCGCTCGCCAAACTGCGGGGCGAGATCTAG
- the pgk gene encoding phosphoglycerate kinase, giving the protein MKTIDELLAEGVAGKRVFVRADLNVPLDGTTITDDGRIRAVLPTVKALAEAGARVVVASHLGRPKGAPDPAFSLGPAAARLGELLGADVAFATDTVGESATSTVAGLADGQVAVIENLRFNAGETSKDDAERGAFADQLAQLADLYVGDGFGAVHRKHASVFDLPARLPHTAGYLIATEVAVLKKLTEDVKRPYVVALGGSKVSDKLAVIDQLLGKADRLLIGGGMVFTFLKAKGYEVGASLLQEDQIPVVQEYIERAEKNGVELVLPVDVLTSTGFPDLKTKAPSNPHTVAADAIPADQLGLDIGPETRKLYASKLADAATVFWNGPMGVFEHPDYAEGTKAVAQALLDSPAFTVVGGGDSAAAVRILGFDETAFGHISTGGGASLEYLEGKTLPGLAALED; this is encoded by the coding sequence ATGAAGACGATCGACGAACTTCTCGCCGAAGGCGTCGCAGGCAAGCGGGTCTTCGTCCGCGCCGACCTCAACGTGCCGCTGGACGGGACCACCATCACCGACGACGGCCGTATCCGCGCCGTCCTGCCCACCGTGAAGGCCCTCGCGGAGGCGGGCGCGCGCGTGGTCGTCGCCTCGCACCTCGGCCGCCCCAAGGGCGCCCCGGACCCCGCCTTCTCGCTCGGCCCGGCCGCCGCCCGCCTCGGTGAACTCCTCGGCGCCGACGTGGCGTTCGCGACCGACACGGTCGGCGAGTCCGCCACGTCCACGGTCGCGGGCCTCGCCGACGGCCAGGTCGCCGTCATCGAGAACCTGCGCTTCAACGCCGGGGAGACGTCCAAGGACGACGCCGAACGCGGCGCCTTCGCCGACCAGCTGGCACAGCTCGCCGACCTGTACGTGGGCGACGGCTTCGGCGCCGTGCACCGCAAGCACGCCTCGGTCTTCGACCTCCCGGCCCGTCTGCCGCACACCGCCGGCTACCTCATCGCCACCGAGGTCGCCGTCCTGAAGAAGCTCACCGAGGACGTCAAGCGGCCCTACGTCGTCGCCCTCGGCGGTTCCAAGGTCTCCGACAAGCTCGCCGTCATCGACCAGTTGCTCGGCAAGGCGGACCGCCTCCTCATCGGCGGCGGCATGGTCTTCACCTTCCTCAAGGCCAAGGGGTACGAGGTCGGCGCGTCCCTGCTCCAGGAGGACCAGATCCCGGTCGTCCAGGAGTACATCGAGCGGGCCGAGAAGAACGGCGTCGAGCTGGTCCTTCCCGTCGACGTGCTGACCTCCACCGGGTTCCCGGACCTGAAGACCAAGGCGCCTTCGAACCCCCACACCGTCGCCGCGGACGCCATCCCCGCCGACCAGCTGGGCCTGGACATCGGTCCGGAGACCCGCAAGCTGTACGCCTCGAAGCTCGCCGACGCCGCCACCGTCTTCTGGAACGGCCCCATGGGCGTCTTCGAACACCCCGACTACGCCGAGGGCACCAAGGCGGTCGCCCAGGCTCTTCTCGACTCCCCGGCCTTCACGGTCGTCGGCGGCGGCGACTCCGCCGCGGCCGTCCGCATCCTGGGATTCGACGAGACGGCATTCGGCCACATCTCGACCGGCGGCGGCGCCTCCCTCGAATACCTCGAGGGCAAGACGCTCCCCGGTCTCGCCGCACTGGAGGACTGA
- the secG gene encoding preprotein translocase subunit SecG, translating into MVLGFSIALIVFSLLMMLLVLMHKGKGGGLSDMFGGGMQSSVGGSSVAERNLDRITVVIGLLWFACIVVLGILMKTNN; encoded by the coding sequence GTGGTTCTGGGGTTCTCGATCGCCCTGATCGTCTTCAGCCTGCTGATGATGCTGCTGGTGCTGATGCACAAGGGAAAGGGCGGCGGCCTCTCCGACATGTTCGGTGGCGGTATGCAGTCGTCCGTCGGCGGCTCCTCGGTCGCCGAGCGCAACCTGGACCGCATCACCGTGGTGATCGGTCTGCTGTGGTTCGCGTGCATCGTCGTACTCGGCATCCTGATGAAGACGAACAACTGA
- the gap gene encoding type I glyceraldehyde-3-phosphate dehydrogenase: MTIRVGINGFGRIGRNYFRALLEQGADIEIVAVNDLGDTATTAHLLKYDTILGRLKAEVSHTADTITVDGHTIKVLSERNPADIPWGDLGVDIVIESTGIFTKKADAEKHIAGGAKKVLISAPAKDEDITIVMGVNQDKYEAANHHVISNASCTTNCVAPMAKVLDENFGIVKGLMTTVHAYTNDQRILDFPHSDLRRARAAAENIIPTTTGAAKATALVLPQLKGKLDGIAMRVPVPTGSATDLVVTLQREVTKDEVNAAFKKASDDGDLKGYLTYTEDPIVSSDIVGDPASCTFDSSLTMVQDGNSVKILGWYDNEWGYSNRLVDLTVFVGNQL; this comes from the coding sequence GTGACGATCCGCGTAGGCATCAACGGCTTTGGCCGCATCGGTCGTAACTACTTCCGCGCGCTGCTGGAGCAGGGTGCTGACATCGAGATCGTGGCTGTCAACGACCTGGGTGACACCGCGACCACCGCTCATCTGCTCAAGTACGACACCATCCTGGGCCGCCTCAAGGCCGAGGTGTCGCACACCGCCGACACGATCACCGTGGACGGCCACACCATCAAGGTGCTGTCCGAGCGCAACCCCGCGGACATCCCGTGGGGCGACCTGGGCGTCGACATCGTCATCGAGTCGACCGGCATCTTCACGAAGAAGGCCGACGCCGAGAAGCACATCGCCGGCGGCGCCAAGAAGGTCCTCATCTCGGCTCCGGCCAAGGACGAGGACATCACCATCGTGATGGGCGTCAACCAGGACAAGTACGAGGCGGCGAACCACCACGTCATCTCCAACGCCTCCTGCACCACCAACTGTGTGGCGCCGATGGCGAAGGTCCTCGACGAGAACTTCGGCATCGTCAAGGGCCTGATGACGACGGTCCACGCGTACACGAACGACCAGCGCATCCTGGACTTCCCGCACTCGGACCTGCGCCGCGCCCGCGCCGCCGCCGAGAACATCATCCCGACCACGACGGGTGCCGCGAAGGCCACCGCCCTGGTCCTGCCGCAGCTCAAGGGCAAGCTGGACGGCATCGCGATGCGCGTCCCGGTCCCGACCGGCTCGGCCACCGACCTGGTCGTGACGCTGCAGCGCGAGGTCACCAAGGACGAGGTCAACGCCGCGTTCAAGAAGGCCTCCGACGACGGCGACCTCAAGGGCTACCTGACCTACACCGAGGACCCGATCGTCTCCTCGGACATCGTCGGCGACCCGGCCTCCTGCACCTTCGACTCCTCCCTGACCATGGTGCAGGACGGCAACTCGGTGAAGATCCTCGGCTGGTACGACAACGAGTGGGGCTACTCCAACCGCCTCGTCGACCTCACGGTCTTCGTCGGCAACCAGCTCTGA
- a CDS encoding M14 family zinc carboxypeptidase, with product MRRRARSILAVGALLIGGAAFAPIAQAQPQGAPGTSDADEVKVFRADVTKQQVPLLLATGQDGHELGEQVPEKGRATVEVYLTDKQAGKLEKQGVDLTEHTFSAKAEARVGAAAEGVFRPYSGSGGLKEEIVATGQANPGLTKVVSIGKTVGGQDILALKLTKGAKKSKDGSKPSVLYMSNQHAREWITPEMTRRLMHYYLDNYKKDKRVRKLVDSTELWFVLSANPDGYDYTFQDSDNRLWRKNLRDVNADGVISTGDGVDLNRNFAYKWGYDDEGSSPNPTSQTYRGAAPGSEPETKALDAFEKRIGFRYAINYHSAAELLLYGVGWQVATPTPDDVAYEALAGTPDNSAIPGYHPQVSSELYTTNGEADGHAANVNGMSMFTPEMSTCQTASAVDPGDAWNAADCQSIFTFPDDEKLIQDEFAKNIPFALSVAETATHPDKPSSSVGIDAADFTPATFAASYSRGADQEVSVVVRKAVRDKKLRYRVNGHRAKDVPLRAWKGGETYGGDDNLYFDEYRAKVKDGDPGDKVEVWFTGGTKNKRAVSSRHFTYTVAERPRADTLVVAEEGAAATQAQKYVDALKAAGRKAIVWDVATQGAPDALGVLDHFGTVVHYTGASVPGVATQLQLRAFLNEGGKLIEAGEQAGGNVDLGDGTLSNDFSQYYLGAYSRTSTPGATGFTGSGPLAGLTAPLGAATGNPLERAGTYGVTSDELPAATYPQFASAGAGQFAGTVNPYGPYAGSSMAAAVHTDDAYKRLTRTVDLTGVGAADTPTLRAQLLWDTEPGYDNVVVEAHTTGADDWTTLPETGGATSTTVPAECEGGFYVGEHPWLKHYLTVASGGCTATGTSGAWNSLTGASSGWQQVNFDLSAYAGKSVEVSISYVTDPGSGGHGVLADDTSLVVGGTATGAEGFESSLGAWSVAGPPAGSPAVLKDWTRTGTLFQTYGAVTTDDTVLLGFGLEHVTAAADRTALIKKALAALKG from the coding sequence ATGAGACGAAGAGCGAGATCGATCCTCGCCGTCGGCGCACTCCTGATCGGCGGAGCGGCCTTCGCGCCCATCGCCCAGGCACAACCGCAGGGCGCACCCGGGACGTCCGACGCGGACGAGGTCAAGGTCTTCCGCGCCGACGTCACCAAGCAGCAGGTACCCCTGCTGCTGGCCACCGGGCAGGACGGTCACGAACTCGGCGAGCAGGTGCCCGAGAAGGGCAGGGCCACCGTCGAGGTCTACCTCACCGACAAGCAGGCAGGGAAGCTCGAGAAGCAGGGTGTCGATCTCACCGAGCACACCTTCTCCGCCAAGGCCGAGGCACGCGTCGGAGCCGCCGCGGAGGGCGTGTTCCGCCCGTACAGCGGCAGTGGCGGGCTGAAGGAGGAGATCGTCGCGACCGGGCAGGCGAACCCGGGGCTCACCAAGGTCGTCTCCATCGGCAAGACGGTCGGCGGCCAGGACATCCTCGCGCTCAAACTGACCAAGGGCGCGAAGAAGTCCAAGGACGGCTCCAAGCCCTCCGTGCTGTACATGTCCAACCAGCACGCGCGCGAGTGGATCACGCCGGAGATGACCCGCCGGCTGATGCACTACTACCTGGACAACTACAAGAAGGACAAGCGCGTCAGGAAACTCGTCGACTCCACCGAGCTGTGGTTCGTCCTGTCGGCCAACCCCGACGGTTACGACTACACCTTCCAGGACTCCGACAACCGCCTGTGGCGCAAGAACCTTCGGGACGTCAACGCCGACGGTGTCATCTCCACCGGTGACGGCGTCGACCTCAACCGCAACTTCGCCTACAAGTGGGGCTACGACGACGAGGGTTCGTCGCCCAACCCCACCAGCCAGACCTACCGCGGTGCCGCGCCGGGCTCGGAACCCGAGACCAAGGCGCTCGACGCCTTCGAGAAGCGGATCGGGTTCAGGTACGCCATCAACTACCACTCCGCCGCCGAACTCCTCCTCTACGGGGTCGGCTGGCAGGTGGCCACACCCACTCCGGACGACGTCGCCTACGAGGCGCTCGCCGGCACGCCCGACAACTCCGCGATCCCCGGCTACCACCCGCAGGTCTCCTCGGAGCTGTACACGACCAACGGCGAGGCCGACGGCCACGCGGCGAACGTCAACGGCATGTCGATGTTCACCCCCGAGATGTCCACCTGCCAGACGGCCTCGGCCGTGGATCCGGGCGACGCCTGGAACGCGGCCGACTGCCAGTCGATCTTCACCTTCCCGGACGACGAGAAGCTGATCCAGGACGAGTTCGCGAAGAACATCCCCTTCGCGCTCTCCGTCGCCGAGACCGCCACCCACCCGGACAAGCCGTCCTCCTCGGTCGGCATCGACGCGGCCGACTTCACCCCGGCCACGTTCGCGGCCTCGTACTCCCGCGGCGCAGACCAGGAGGTCTCCGTAGTCGTGCGGAAGGCGGTGCGCGACAAGAAGCTCAGGTACCGCGTCAACGGCCATCGCGCCAAGGACGTGCCGCTCCGGGCGTGGAAGGGCGGCGAGACGTACGGCGGTGACGACAACCTCTACTTCGACGAGTACCGGGCCAAGGTCAAGGACGGCGATCCGGGCGACAAGGTCGAGGTGTGGTTCACCGGCGGCACGAAGAACAAGAGGGCGGTCTCCAGCCGGCACTTCACGTACACCGTGGCCGAGCGGCCGCGCGCGGACACGCTCGTGGTCGCCGAGGAGGGCGCGGCCGCCACGCAGGCGCAGAAGTACGTCGACGCGCTGAAGGCGGCCGGCCGCAAGGCGATCGTCTGGGACGTCGCGACGCAGGGCGCGCCGGACGCGCTCGGCGTGCTGGACCACTTCGGCACGGTCGTCCACTACACCGGCGCTAGCGTTCCCGGTGTCGCCACCCAGCTCCAGCTGCGCGCCTTCCTCAACGAGGGCGGCAAGCTGATCGAGGCGGGCGAGCAGGCAGGCGGCAACGTCGACCTCGGTGACGGCACCCTGTCGAACGACTTCAGCCAGTACTACCTGGGCGCCTACTCGCGTACGTCGACACCCGGGGCCACCGGCTTCACCGGCTCCGGCCCTCTCGCCGGCCTCACGGCCCCGCTCGGCGCCGCGACCGGCAACCCGCTCGAACGGGCCGGCACCTACGGCGTGACCTCGGACGAGCTGCCGGCCGCCACGTACCCGCAGTTCGCCAGCGCGGGCGCGGGCCAGTTCGCCGGAACCGTCAACCCGTACGGACCCTACGCGGGCTCGTCCATGGCGGCCGCCGTGCACACGGACGACGCGTACAAGCGGCTCACCCGGACCGTCGACCTGACCGGCGTCGGCGCGGCGGACACGCCCACCCTGCGCGCACAGCTGCTGTGGGACACCGAGCCCGGCTACGACAACGTCGTGGTCGAGGCGCACACCACCGGGGCCGACGACTGGACGACCCTCCCGGAGACCGGCGGTGCCACCAGCACCACCGTGCCCGCGGAGTGCGAGGGCGGCTTCTACGTCGGCGAGCACCCCTGGCTCAAGCACTACCTGACGGTCGCGTCGGGCGGCTGCACCGCGACCGGCACCTCCGGTGCGTGGAACAGCCTCACCGGCGCCTCCAGCGGCTGGCAGCAGGTGAACTTCGACCTGAGCGCCTACGCGGGCAAGTCCGTCGAGGTGTCGATCAGCTACGTCACCGACCCGGGCTCCGGCGGTCACGGCGTCCTCGCCGACGACACCTCGCTCGTCGTGGGCGGCACGGCCACCGGGGCCGAGGGCTTCGAGAGCTCCCTGGGCGCCTGGAGTGTGGCCGGACCGCCCGCGGGCAGCCCGGCCGTCCTCAAGGACTGGACGCGCACCGGGACGCTGTTCCAGACATATGGAGCGGTCACCACCGACGACACCGTGCTGCTGGGTTTCGGCCTGGAACACGTCACCGCGGCGGCCGACCGGACCGCGCTGATCAAGAAGGCCCTCGCGGCGCTGAAAGGATGA
- the tpiA gene encoding triose-phosphate isomerase, translated as MTTRTPLMAGNWKMNLNHLEAIAHVQKLAFALADKDYEACEVAVLPPFTDLRSVQTLVDGDKLKIKYGAQDVSAHDSGAYTGEISGSMLAKLKCTYVAVGHSERRQYHHETDPVVNAKVKAAYKHGLTPILCVGEELEVREAGNHVTHTLTQVEGGLKDVPAEQAESVVIAYEPVWAIGTGKVCGAEDAQEVCAAIRAKVAELYTQELADKVRIQYGGSVKSGNVAEIMAQADIDGALVGGASLDAEEFVKIVRFRDQ; from the coding sequence ATGACCACTCGTACGCCGCTGATGGCGGGCAACTGGAAGATGAACCTCAACCACCTCGAGGCCATCGCCCACGTGCAGAAGCTCGCCTTCGCCCTGGCCGACAAGGACTACGAGGCCTGTGAGGTCGCCGTCCTGCCGCCCTTCACCGACCTGCGTTCCGTGCAGACCCTGGTCGACGGCGACAAGCTCAAGATCAAGTACGGCGCGCAGGACGTCTCGGCGCACGACTCCGGCGCCTACACCGGCGAGATCTCCGGTTCGATGCTGGCCAAGCTCAAGTGCACCTACGTGGCCGTCGGCCACTCCGAGCGCCGCCAGTACCACCACGAGACCGACCCGGTCGTGAACGCCAAGGTCAAGGCCGCCTACAAGCACGGCCTGACGCCGATCCTGTGCGTCGGTGAGGAGCTGGAGGTCCGCGAGGCGGGCAACCACGTGACGCACACGCTCACCCAGGTCGAGGGCGGCCTCAAGGACGTCCCGGCCGAGCAGGCCGAGTCCGTCGTGATCGCCTACGAGCCGGTGTGGGCCATCGGCACCGGCAAGGTGTGCGGCGCCGAGGACGCCCAGGAGGTCTGCGCGGCCATCCGCGCCAAGGTCGCCGAGCTGTACACGCAGGAGCTGGCCGACAAGGTCCGCATCCAGTACGGCGGCTCCGTCAAGTCCGGCAACGTCGCCGAGATCATGGCGCAGGCCGACATCGACGGTGCCCTGGTCGGGGGCGCCTCGCTGGACGCCGAGGAGTTCGTCAAGATCGTGCGCTTCCGCGACCAGTGA
- the whiA gene encoding DNA-binding protein WhiA, translating to MAMTAAVKDEISRLPVTRTCCRKAEVSAILRFAGGLHLVSGRIVIEAELDTAMAARRLKRDILEIFGHSSELIVMAPGGLRRGSRYVVRVVAGGDQLARQTGLVDGRGRPIRGLPPQVVSGATCDAEAAWRGAFLAHGSLTEPGRSSSLEVTCPGPEAALALVGAARRLSIAAKAREVRGVDRVVVRDGDAIGALLTRLGAHESVLAWEERRMRREVRATANRLANFDDANLRRSARAAVAAGARVQRALEILADDVPEHLAAAGRLRMEHKQASLEELGALADPPLTKDAVAGRIRRLLAMADKRASDLGIPSTECGISEELADNLVG from the coding sequence CGGCCTCCATCTGGTGAGCGGGCGCATTGTGATCGAGGCGGAGCTGGACACCGCGATGGCGGCCCGCCGCCTCAAGCGGGACATCCTGGAGATCTTCGGCCACAGTTCCGAACTGATCGTGATGGCGCCCGGCGGACTGCGGCGCGGCTCGCGCTACGTCGTGCGCGTCGTGGCCGGCGGCGACCAGCTGGCCCGCCAGACCGGCCTGGTCGACGGCCGCGGCCGCCCGATCCGGGGCCTGCCCCCGCAGGTGGTCTCGGGGGCCACCTGCGACGCCGAGGCGGCCTGGCGCGGGGCGTTCCTCGCACACGGCTCGCTCACCGAGCCCGGCCGCTCCTCGTCCCTCGAGGTGACCTGCCCGGGTCCGGAGGCCGCGCTCGCCCTGGTCGGGGCCGCCCGCCGGCTGTCGATCGCTGCGAAGGCCCGTGAGGTCCGCGGTGTGGACCGGGTCGTCGTCCGCGACGGCGACGCGATCGGCGCCCTGCTCACCCGTCTGGGAGCGCACGAGTCGGTGCTGGCCTGGGAGGAGCGCCGGATGCGCCGCGAGGTGCGCGCCACGGCGAACCGGCTCGCCAACTTCGACGACGCCAACCTGCGCCGCTCGGCGCGCGCGGCCGTCGCGGCGGGCGCCCGTGTCCAGCGGGCCCTGGAGATCCTCGCCGACGACGTCCCCGAGCACCTCGCCGCCGCGGGCCGGCTGCGGATGGAGCACAAGCAGGCCTCGCTGGAGGAGCTGGGCGCGCTCGCCGACCCGCCGCTGACCAAGGACGCCGTCGCCGGTCGTATCCGCCGTCTGCTCGCGATGGCGGACAAGCGCGCCTCGGATCTCGGCATCCCGAGCACGGAGTGCGGCATCAGCGAGGAGCTGGCCGACAACCTCGTCGGCTGA
- the pgi gene encoding glucose-6-phosphate isomerase, whose translation MNADGRSRLNQTPEWTALARHREELGEVRLRELFAAEPGRGSGYTLRVGDLHVDYSKQLVTDETLRLLRELAAATGVFALRDAMFRGEKINTTEDRAVLHTALRAPRDAVVEVDGENVVPGVHAVLDKMADFAERVRSGAWTGHTGRRIKNVVNIGIGGSDLGPAMAYEALRSFTDRDLTVRFVSNVDGADLHEATRDLDPAETLFVIASKTFTTIETITNATSARDWLLTGLKAGQEAVAQHFVALSTNAEKVSGFGIDTANMFEFWDWVGGRYSYDSAIGLSLMIAIGPDRFREMLDGFHLVDEHFRTAPAESNVPLLLGLLGIWYGNFHDAQSHAVLPYSHYLSKFTAYLQQLDMESNGKYVGRDGQEVDWQTGPVVWGTPGTNGQHAYYQLIHQGTKLIPADFIGFAEPVAELAEELRAQHDLLMANFFAQTQALAFGKTPAEVRAEGVPEELVPHKTFRGNHPTTTILARELTPSVLGQLVALYEHKVFVQGAVWNIDSFDQWGVELGKVLAKRIEPALTEGADVPGLDTSTKALVAAYRELRGRQ comes from the coding sequence ATGAACGCAGACGGCCGTAGCAGGCTCAACCAGACGCCCGAGTGGACCGCTCTGGCCAGGCACCGTGAGGAACTGGGCGAGGTGCGGTTGCGGGAGCTGTTCGCCGCCGAGCCGGGCCGTGGCTCCGGGTACACGCTCCGCGTCGGTGACCTGCACGTCGACTACTCCAAGCAGCTCGTCACCGACGAAACCCTGCGGCTGCTGCGCGAGCTGGCCGCCGCCACCGGCGTCTTCGCCCTCCGGGACGCCATGTTCCGTGGCGAGAAGATCAACACGACCGAGGACCGCGCCGTGCTCCACACCGCGCTGCGGGCCCCGCGGGACGCCGTGGTCGAGGTCGACGGGGAGAACGTGGTGCCGGGCGTGCACGCCGTTCTCGACAAGATGGCCGACTTCGCTGAGCGCGTCCGCTCCGGCGCCTGGACCGGGCACACCGGCAGGCGCATCAAGAACGTCGTCAACATCGGTATCGGCGGCTCCGACCTCGGCCCCGCGATGGCGTACGAGGCGTTGCGCAGCTTCACCGACCGCGACCTCACCGTCCGCTTCGTGTCGAACGTGGACGGCGCCGACCTGCACGAGGCGACCCGCGACCTGGACCCGGCCGAGACGCTGTTCGTCATCGCCTCCAAGACCTTCACCACGATCGAGACGATCACCAACGCCACCTCGGCCCGCGACTGGCTGCTCACCGGGCTGAAGGCCGGTCAGGAGGCCGTGGCACAGCACTTCGTGGCGCTGTCGACGAACGCCGAGAAGGTGAGCGGCTTCGGCATCGACACGGCCAACATGTTCGAGTTCTGGGACTGGGTCGGCGGCCGCTACTCCTACGACTCGGCCATCGGACTGTCCCTGATGATCGCCATCGGCCCGGACCGCTTCCGGGAGATGCTCGACGGCTTCCACCTCGTCGACGAGCACTTCCGGACCGCGCCCGCCGAGTCCAACGTGCCGCTGCTGCTGGGCCTGTTGGGCATCTGGTACGGCAACTTCCACGACGCCCAGTCGCACGCCGTCCTCCCCTACAGCCACTACCTGTCCAAGTTCACGGCGTATCTGCAGCAGCTCGACATGGAGTCCAACGGCAAGTACGTCGGCCGTGACGGCCAGGAGGTCGACTGGCAGACGGGACCGGTGGTGTGGGGCACGCCGGGGACGAACGGCCAGCACGCCTACTACCAGCTCATCCACCAGGGCACGAAGCTGATCCCGGCGGACTTCATCGGCTTCGCCGAGCCGGTGGCCGAACTCGCCGAGGAACTCCGGGCCCAGCACGACCTGTTGATGGCGAACTTCTTCGCGCAGACCCAGGCACTGGCCTTCGGCAAGACCCCGGCCGAGGTGCGCGCCGAGGGGGTGCCGGAGGAACTGGTGCCGCACAAGACCTTCCGGGGCAACCACCCCACGACCACGATCCTCGCCCGTGAACTGACCCCGTCGGTGCTGGGCCAGCTGGTCGCGCTGTACGAGCACAAGGTGTTCGTCCAGGGCGCGGTGTGGAACATCGACTCGTTCGACCAGTGGGGCGTGGAGCTCGGCAAGGTCCTCGCCAAGCGCATCGAGCCCGCACTCACCGAAGGCGCCGACGTGCCGGGCCTGGACACGTCCACGAAGGCTCTGGTCGCCGCCTACCGGGAGCTGCGCGGCAGGCAGTGA